TGCCAGCGTTATTGACGATGACATCAAAGCTGCCCAACTGCTGGCGAGCGTGGCGTACCGCCTCAAAGACGTGCTCGCGTTCGGCAACATCTGCCGTGAGCGCGATGGCGCGGCCCCCCTGCTGTGTTATCTCCCGTGCCACCTGACCTGCGGTATCACCGTTATAGTCGACGACAGCGACGGCAAAGCCATCTTTTGCCAGCCGGTGAGCAATCGCCCGGCCAATACCCTGACCTGCGCCTGTGACCAACGCGACTTTCTGTTTCATAACCTGCTCCTGTGTTGTGAATGAGTATGGGGTTGATTTGCAGGCTAGCGCGCTGTCACAGGAATGGAAACTTATAGTAAATATCGAAAACTATCAGTTTAATAGATTAACTTTTTAGTATTAAAAACAAATGTACTCATTAACACTGCCATTCTTTTTTAGATAAGAGAGGTTATCTGTAAAAGCAAACCGGGCTAAATATCCAGTGAAAAAGCATGCGGTGGATAACGGAAAAAAACCTGTCAGGATAGGGTAAGTTGTCAAGGTACAAGGGCGGAGTGATAATCGTCATATGCCCGCTGATGTGGATGTCAGCCATTATTCACTCGGTTGCTGTATTGTTATTGGTGTATTATTTTTTTGTTTCTTACGTCTGATGTCTTGCCGCTGAAGACCTGTAAAAGCCGGAAACCATGAGCTATATCGATACCATCAAACACGAGCTGGTGGGTTTTTTGAATGGATTGCCCATCTACCATCCTCTTGAAGACGTGACGGATTCTCCCTGGGGGGCGGAGGATTTCTCCTGCACACCGGAGAACCTGATTATTGGGGGCGGTGCGGGTGAACATCCGGCACTGGTCATCCATCAACTTGGGGCATTGGTCGCCTCTTATCTGCTGCTTTGCCTGCAAAAACACAATGAATTTTTTCCCGATCAACCTGACCCGTTGCCTGCCTTGTCGGTTGACCGGCTGTTTGAAATGTCAGAGCGCCAGCGACCGCTGGAGTTCTGTGGCTGGTCAATGAACCATGTCAAAGAGTTCGTCAATCTGGCGTGCTCGCCGCTGCATCCGAATCCGCTAGCGGAATCGGGGAGTGCCGAAGAGTGGGTGGAACACTCTATTGGGGAGTTTGTTTACTATTCGCTGCCGGAATTAAACCCGCTGGATGCTGAAATTGCCTCACTGCCCGGCATGGGGACCTGGTTTCCCGGTTACTGGATGTGCAATGTGACCTGTCCGCCGCCAAATTATGTCAAAACCCGCAAGCAGTCGCTGTTGTCGGGTGCGTTTCAGGAACACGGCTTTTTCCGCTGGGACTACCACTACCCGCCGCAAGAATAATCGCACTCAGGAGAAGAGATGCTCAGTGTCTCGCAGTTATTGCCGTTTGCCGCTATTGCTTTGGGTCTGGTATTAACGCCTGGCCCTAATATGGTCTATCTGATTTCTCGCACCGTGTGTCAGGGCCGGCGTGCGGGCCTGATATCACTGGCCGGAGTGGGGCTGGGGTTTTTGTTTTACATGCTGGCTGCTGCGTTAGGGATTACCGCGATAGTGATGGCTGTACCCATGGCCTATGATGCCCTGCGCATTGCCGGGGCGGTTTATTTGTTGTGGCTTGCCTGGCAAGCGCTGCAAGGTGGGGGTTCCCCTTTTCAACTGCGCACGCTGCACCCCGATAGTGATCGCCGCCTGTTTTTCATGGGGTTGGTCACAAACTTGTTGAACCCCAAAGCCGCTGTACTCTATTTATCGCTATTGCCACAGTTTATTCACCCGGAACAGGGGGCGGTGCTGGTGCAGTCTCTCACGCTTGGGTTGACTCAAATTATCATCAGCATGTCGGTAAATGCCACACTGGTGATGATGGCGGGATATATCGCGGTTTTTCTGGCCGCCCGCCCTCGCTGGCAGCAGCTTCAGCGCTGGCTAATGGGCACGGTTCTGGCCGCGCTGGCAACACGGATACTGATGGAGGGAAGGCGCTGATCCTCCCTCCGTCTGCGTTGTCCGGTAAGTGTGACGGCCATCAAATTCGACTTACAACCTGCGAATCAACCTTACTGACGGATGACAGTTCTATACACAGCAACTGGTAATGTTTGTCTCAACCCTTGTTGATGTTGTGTTATTCATCCCTGTCAGAGAATTGTTATGTTTCCCGCCCACTCCGGCGGGATTTTTTTTGCCCGTAAGCGGGATTCACCACTACTAAGGTGAAAAACTAATGCTGGCTTAATATTGTGAAATTAAGCTAGCGGTGTTTTGGCTGCGCTGATTCTCGCTGGCGTAGAGGAGCTCTTGTCGCAGGGTTTCGGCAGGCAGACGAGAACTCAATCGGTTGGCATTCCCCGTCACCTGCGGTATAGAGGTGGGGGAAGATGTTTTTTGTACGTTCATATGTTGTACGTTTATACAGAGAGGGAATTCCATGAAGACCAAATACCACTCATCTCAGATTGCATTGCACTGGTTAATGCTGCTGCTGGTGATTATCACTTATGCTGCGATGGAGTTACGTGGTTTTACGCCACGAGGAAGCAGTGCCCGTGCGCTGATGTCTGCCACCCACTATAGCTGTGGGGTAGCGGTATGGGGGCTGATGATTTTACGGGTTGTCATCCGCTTTATTTACCCGACGCCGCCGATTACGCCGCAACCCGGACGGCTGGTTTCTATTGCCTCCCATGCTGTGCATGGCTTTTTGTACCTGATGTTTTTGGCCTTGCC
This sequence is a window from Dickeya aquatica. Protein-coding genes within it:
- a CDS encoding LysE family translocator, whose amino-acid sequence is MLSVSQLLPFAAIALGLVLTPGPNMVYLISRTVCQGRRAGLISLAGVGLGFLFYMLAAALGITAIVMAVPMAYDALRIAGAVYLLWLAWQALQGGGSPFQLRTLHPDSDRRLFFMGLVTNLLNPKAAVLYLSLLPQFIHPEQGAVLVQSLTLGLTQIIISMSVNATLVMMAGYIAVFLAARPRWQQLQRWLMGTVLAALATRILMEGRR
- the cybB gene encoding cytochrome b561, translated to MKTKYHSSQIALHWLMLLLVIITYAAMELRGFTPRGSSARALMSATHYSCGVAVWGLMILRVVIRFIYPTPPITPQPGRLVSIASHAVHGFLYLMFLALPLLGVLSMYYRGIEWSAFGIAMPVAVETHDDMAHTLKEIHELLANLGYFLVGIHAIAALYHHYVVRDDTLLRMMPGKK